The following are from one region of the Cetobacterium somerae genome:
- the murB gene encoding UDP-N-acetylmuramate dehydrogenase yields the protein MKLYKNHSMKEHSNMKIGGIAKEFIEIENKNELLDVLKEKKNRFIIGNGTNTLIFDGELDTTFISLKAIDYIDDKGEGIVEVGAGLDFSDLIDYMAKKNYTGLENLAGIPGSVGGLVFMNGGAHGTEIFDKIISVEIVDENNELRKIEKENLKFSYRVTEIKEKKWVVVSATFKFENGYLSEVVEKYKLKRSENHPLNQPNLGSTFKNPEGHFSARLIIEAGLQGKEVGGAQISMVHPNFVVNKGDAKFEDIIDIIEEVKVGVKNKTGIQLEEEIIIVRN from the coding sequence ATGAAATTATATAAAAATCACTCGATGAAAGAACATTCAAATATGAAGATTGGTGGAATAGCTAAAGAGTTTATTGAAATTGAAAATAAAAACGAATTGTTGGACGTTTTGAAAGAGAAAAAAAATAGATTTATAATAGGTAATGGAACAAATACATTAATATTTGATGGAGAACTTGATACAACATTTATTTCTCTTAAGGCTATTGATTATATTGATGATAAAGGTGAAGGAATAGTTGAAGTTGGAGCTGGACTAGATTTTTCTGATTTAATAGATTATATGGCAAAAAAGAACTATACAGGTTTAGAAAATTTAGCAGGAATACCAGGAAGTGTTGGTGGGCTTGTTTTTATGAATGGAGGAGCTCATGGAACTGAGATTTTTGATAAAATAATATCGGTTGAAATTGTAGATGAAAATAATGAGCTTAGAAAAATAGAGAAAGAAAATTTAAAATTTTCATATAGAGTGACAGAGATAAAAGAGAAAAAATGGGTTGTAGTAAGTGCAACTTTTAAATTTGAAAATGGTTATTTAAGTGAAGTTGTAGAAAAGTATAAATTGAAAAGAAGTGAGAATCATCCATTAAATCAGCCAAATTTAGGAAGTACCTTTAAAAATCCAGAAGGGCATTTTTCGGCAAGACTAATAATAGAAGCAGGACTTCAAGGGAAAGAAGTTGGAGGAGCTCAAATATCTATGGTACATCCAAACTTTGTTGTAAATAAAGGAGATGCAAAATTTGAAGACATTATAGATATAATTGAAGAGGTAAAAGTAGGAGTAAAAAATAAAACTGGAATACAACTAGAAGAAGAGATTATAATAGTAAGAAACTAA
- a CDS encoding D-alanine--D-alanine ligase: MKIAVVMGGITSEREVSLRSGQAILNSLLRQGYDAYKIDLTKENLVSAFIENDYDLVYLALHGEYGEDGRVQSVLDMLGKKYTGSGVTGSAVAMDKILTKIIAKDLGIRIAKTYSSVEEIDSYPVVIKPAKEGSSVGLYICNTKEEALKAYEVLQNKEPLIEEFIKGDELTAGVLNGEKLGVVRIKPKSGLYDYESKYTVGKTEYECPAQIDEKAYEEASEAARKIHEKLGLKGVTRSDFILKDGKTYFLEVNTCPGMTETSLAPKLATLKGYSFDDLTKIMVESC; this comes from the coding sequence GTGAAAATAGCAGTTGTTATGGGTGGAATTACATCAGAAAGAGAAGTTTCTTTAAGAAGTGGTCAAGCAATTTTAAATAGTCTGTTAAGACAGGGATACGATGCCTATAAAATAGACTTAACAAAAGAAAATTTAGTATCAGCATTTATTGAAAATGATTATGATTTAGTTTATCTAGCTCTTCATGGTGAATATGGTGAGGATGGTAGAGTTCAGTCTGTTTTAGATATGTTAGGTAAAAAATATACAGGATCAGGAGTAACAGGCAGTGCTGTTGCAATGGACAAAATTTTAACAAAGATAATAGCTAAAGATTTAGGAATAAGAATAGCTAAAACATATAGTTCTGTTGAAGAAATTGATAGTTATCCTGTTGTTATAAAACCAGCAAAAGAGGGATCAAGTGTAGGACTATATATTTGTAATACGAAAGAAGAAGCCTTAAAAGCTTATGAAGTATTACAAAATAAAGAACCTTTAATAGAAGAGTTTATAAAAGGTGATGAATTAACAGCAGGAGTATTAAATGGAGAAAAATTAGGTGTAGTTAGAATAAAACCAAAGTCTGGATTATATGACTACGAATCAAAATATACTGTAGGGAAAACAGAATATGAATGTCCTGCTCAAATAGATGAAAAAGCATACGAAGAGGCTTCTGAAGCTGCTAGAAAAATTCATGAAAAGTTAGGATTAAAAGGAGTAACAAGAAGTGATTTTATCTTAAAAGATGGAAAAACTTATTTCTTAGAAGTTAATACTTGTCCTGGAATGACAGAAACTAGTTTAGCTCCAAAACTAGCAACATTAAAAGGTTATTCTTTTGATGATTTAACTAAGATTATGGTAGAAAGTTGTTAA
- a CDS encoding cell division protein FtsQ/DivIB, producing MKNIFKIAIILALTFIIIQVEKDFKNREFFNISKVQISEVSPNLKSDLEKIKKQILGKNINDLNLEGLENKLLKDVRIKKAVVSKQNLNEITIDIIEKESSYYAQHNSRIYTMDEQGTIFGKLDEYPKKSMPILVLKEAKEKEHLLEIMEKLKELDLKDEVSQLYAENKNLIYIILRDGTKIKTEPEVSKKKYEITMNLYKELIKAKEIDYIDIRFTDIVVREKEGKSAR from the coding sequence TTGAAAAATATATTTAAAATTGCTATAATATTGGCACTAACTTTTATTATAATTCAAGTTGAGAAAGACTTTAAAAATAGAGAATTTTTCAACATTTCAAAAGTTCAAATTAGTGAAGTTTCACCAAATCTTAAGTCAGATTTAGAAAAAATAAAAAAACAGATTTTAGGAAAGAATATTAATGATTTAAATTTAGAAGGACTAGAAAATAAATTATTAAAAGATGTGAGAATAAAAAAAGCAGTTGTTTCTAAACAAAATTTAAATGAGATAACTATTGATATAATAGAAAAAGAAAGTAGTTATTATGCACAACATAATTCAAGAATATATACAATGGATGAACAAGGGACAATTTTTGGAAAACTAGATGAATATCCTAAAAAAAGTATGCCGATTCTTGTATTAAAAGAGGCTAAAGAAAAAGAACATCTTTTAGAAATAATGGAAAAACTAAAAGAACTAGATTTAAAAGATGAAGTTTCACAGCTATATGCTGAAAATAAAAATTTGATATATATTATTTTGAGAGACGGAACTAAAATAAAAACTGAACCAGAAGTTTCGAAAAAAAAATATGAAATAACAATGAATCTATATAAGGAGTTGATAAAAGCTAAAGAAATAGATTATATAGATATAAGATTTACAGATATAGTAGTAAGGGAAAAGGAGGGGAAAAGTGCGAGATAA
- the ftsA gene encoding cell division protein FtsA: protein MRDNITKLALDVGNGKIKFILGELSTEGLKLRVLDYLEVSSEGIKRSVVEDPELLSASIAKGLKELEQRNGREFEAVSLGVSSDRIISKTDHGCIEFNEKEITAQDMYNLIELVKSNILKEDEIVIEQEAYNVRVNSSGILKNPIGQIGKSIQGDVHLITIKKDQLDPLVEVINNAGLEVEDVFLNASASAKSTLEYEDRQMGVALIDIGEGVTDIAIYKNDKIIYTKSLSIGGMHFVNDISYLLKIPKKEAKEILEKLRGKQYSNGVIKTENGEYNIDEIKEIIDARTGDLINFISKTIEESGFNGYLGKGLAFTGGAVSIDEIFSKVGSKMECAVRKVTPFPLRGLENVNPSMSTVIGILLTKLEAEFKKRNEIRDESLKDEVIAIEKEEEVFTELPINETAFRQEDYEEEYEEEVATDGTLNKIKKWISNFI, encoded by the coding sequence GTGCGAGATAATATTACAAAATTAGCTTTAGATGTTGGAAATGGTAAAATAAAATTTATTTTAGGAGAACTTAGTACAGAGGGATTAAAGTTAAGAGTGCTGGATTACTTAGAGGTATCGAGTGAAGGCATAAAAAGATCTGTAGTAGAGGATCCTGAACTTTTAAGTGCAAGTATAGCTAAAGGATTAAAAGAATTAGAACAAAGAAACGGAAGAGAGTTTGAGGCTGTATCATTAGGTGTGAGTAGTGATAGAATTATTTCAAAAACAGATCATGGATGTATTGAATTCAATGAAAAAGAGATAACAGCTCAAGATATGTACAATTTAATTGAATTAGTAAAAAGCAATATATTAAAAGAAGATGAAATAGTTATTGAGCAAGAAGCATATAATGTTAGAGTTAATAGTTCTGGAATATTAAAAAATCCAATAGGGCAAATTGGAAAAAGTATTCAAGGCGATGTGCATTTAATAACGATAAAAAAAGATCAGTTAGATCCATTAGTAGAAGTTATAAATAATGCAGGATTGGAAGTAGAGGATGTATTTTTAAATGCCTCAGCTTCTGCAAAATCAACTTTAGAATACGAGGATAGACAGATGGGAGTAGCTCTAATCGATATAGGAGAGGGAGTTACAGATATAGCTATTTATAAAAATGACAAAATAATTTATACAAAATCTTTATCAATAGGTGGAATGCATTTTGTGAATGATATAAGTTATCTTTTAAAAATACCTAAAAAAGAAGCTAAAGAGATTCTAGAAAAATTAAGAGGTAAACAGTATTCTAATGGAGTAATAAAAACAGAAAATGGAGAATACAATATAGATGAAATTAAAGAAATAATAGATGCTAGAACAGGCGATTTAATTAATTTTATTTCAAAAACAATAGAAGAATCTGGATTTAATGGTTATTTAGGAAAAGGATTAGCTTTTACAGGTGGAGCAGTATCAATAGATGAGATTTTTAGTAAAGTTGGAAGTAAAATGGAATGTGCTGTTAGAAAAGTTACTCCATTTCCACTTAGAGGATTAGAAAACGTAAATCCATCTATGTCTACAGTAATTGGTATTTTGTTAACAAAATTAGAGGCAGAATTTAAAAAGAGAAACGAAATAAGAGATGAAAGTTTAAAGGATGAAGTTATAGCCATTGAAAAAGAAGAGGAAGTATTTACAGAGCTTCCTATAAATGAAACAGCTTTTAGACAAGAGGACTACGAAGAAGAGTATGAAGAAGAAGTGGCTACAGATGGTACTTTAAACAAAATAAAAAAATGGATTTCTAACTTTATATAA
- the ftsZ gene encoding cell division protein FtsZ, producing MKMFNNECEVKIKVIGAGGAGGNAINDMISAGVTGVEYIAANTDAQDLNNSLADIRVQLGEKLTRGLGAGADPEVGKQAAEEDVEKLRNLLEETDMLFITAGMGGGTGTGSAPVIAKIAKEMGVLTIGIVTRPFSFEGRKRKTNADLGLSNLEKHVDSLVIIPNDKLFELPEKTITLQNAFKEANNILKIGIKGIADLMIGRGLINLDFADIKATMQNSGVAVLGFGEGEGENRVAKATEKALSSPLLEKSIMGASKVLINIAGSSNLGLMEAQAIANIVKEAAGKTAEDIMFGITADESYGDKIQVTIIANSFGDEQEKTESFINVEKKAEVPKVEETSEVRDELDLPPWIRANRRD from the coding sequence ATGAAAATGTTTAATAACGAATGTGAAGTAAAGATAAAAGTAATCGGAGCTGGAGGAGCTGGAGGAAATGCGATAAATGACATGATTTCAGCTGGAGTAACGGGTGTAGAATATATTGCGGCAAATACAGATGCCCAAGATTTAAATAACTCTTTAGCAGATATAAGAGTTCAATTAGGTGAAAAACTAACAAGAGGTCTAGGAGCTGGAGCTGATCCAGAAGTTGGTAAACAAGCGGCTGAAGAAGATGTTGAAAAACTAAGAAATTTATTAGAAGAGACAGATATGCTATTTATAACAGCTGGAATGGGTGGAGGAACAGGAACAGGTTCTGCACCAGTTATAGCAAAAATAGCTAAAGAAATGGGAGTTTTAACTATAGGTATTGTAACTAGACCATTTTCTTTTGAGGGAAGAAAAAGAAAAACTAATGCAGACTTAGGATTATCAAACTTAGAAAAGCATGTAGATTCATTAGTAATAATACCAAATGATAAATTATTCGAATTACCAGAGAAAACAATAACACTTCAAAATGCCTTTAAAGAAGCTAATAATATTTTAAAAATAGGTATTAAAGGTATTGCAGATTTAATGATAGGTAGAGGACTTATTAACTTAGACTTTGCTGATATAAAAGCAACTATGCAAAATTCAGGAGTTGCAGTTTTAGGATTTGGAGAGGGAGAAGGAGAAAATAGAGTTGCAAAAGCAACTGAAAAGGCACTATCATCACCTCTATTAGAAAAATCTATTATGGGAGCAAGTAAGGTTTTAATAAACATAGCTGGATCATCAAATTTAGGACTTATGGAAGCTCAAGCTATAGCTAATATAGTAAAAGAGGCAGCTGGAAAAACAGCGGAAGATATAATGTTTGGTATAACAGCAGATGAATCGTATGGAGATAAAATTCAAGTTACAATAATTGCTAATAGTTTTGGTGATGAGCAAGAAAAAACTGAATCTTTCATAAATGTAGAGAAAAAAGCAGAAGTTCCAAAGGTAGAAGAGACATCAGAAGTAAGAGATGAATTAGATCTTCCACCATGGATTAGAGCTAATAGAAGAGATTAA
- the rpsF gene encoding 30S ribosomal protein S6, with protein MKKYELMFIINPTILEEGRETVIAKVNNILTTAGATILKSEKWGERKLAYPIDKKKTGFYVLTTLEMDGTKLTEVESKLNITEEVMRYIVIKND; from the coding sequence ATGAAAAAGTATGAATTAATGTTCATCATCAACCCAACTATATTAGAAGAGGGAAGAGAAACTGTAATAGCTAAAGTTAACAACATATTAACTACAGCTGGAGCAACTATCCTTAAATCTGAGAAGTGGGGAGAGAGAAAGCTTGCTTATCCAATCGATAAGAAGAAAACAGGATTCTACGTACTAACTACTTTAGAGATGGACGGTACTAAGTTAACTGAGGTTGAGTCAAAGCTTAACATAACTGAAGAAGTTATGAGATACATCGTAATTAAGAACGACTAA
- the rpsR gene encoding 30S ribosomal protein S18, which yields MAEFRRRRAKLRVKAEEIDYKNVDLLKRFVSDKGRINPSRVTGANAKLQRKIAKAVKRARNIALIPYTRVEK from the coding sequence ATGGCAGAATTCAGAAGAAGAAGAGCAAAATTAAGAGTTAAAGCTGAAGAAATCGATTACAAAAATGTTGATTTACTAAAGAGATTCGTTTCTGATAAAGGAAGAATCAATCCTTCTAGAGTAACTGGAGCTAACGCTAAGTTACAAAGAAAGATAGCTAAAGCTGTTAAGAGAGCTAGAAACATCGCTCTTATTCCATATACAAGAGTGGAGAAGTAA
- the rpmB gene encoding 50S ribosomal protein L28 produces the protein MQRCEITGKGMTFGNQISHSHRVTGRVWKPNLQTTKVVINGVTVKVKVCTKTLKTLKSANEVEVMQILKANANTLSARLRKILSK, from the coding sequence ATGCAAAGATGTGAAATTACTGGAAAAGGAATGACTTTCGGAAATCAAATTTCTCACTCTCACAGAGTAACAGGAAGAGTTTGGAAGCCTAACTTACAAACAACTAAAGTTGTTATCAACGGTGTTACTGTTAAAGTTAAAGTTTGTACTAAAACTTTAAAGACTTTAAAGAGTGCTAACGAGGTTGAAGTTATGCAAATCCTTAAAGCAAATGCTAATACTCTAAGTGCTAGACTTAGAAAAATATTAAGCAAATAA
- a CDS encoding endonuclease MutS2, whose translation MNIHSYKVLEFNKLREELSHYMTIEENQEKILDLEPFKDINSLRKELEIIRDFMDFLKFDGGFEPAGMKDITNITRKAQLVGMYLEPEDLWSININLRIFRIFKGRLETLEKYKDLRGKFINIPTFKNLEDLINKAIDPDKNIKDDASIELRELRFQKKNMVANIKRKFEELFTNPNYSKAIQEKIITTRDGRSVIPVKTDFKGLIKGIEHDRSSSGSTVFIEPISIVSLNNKMRELEVREREEIRKILLRLTDQVRLNTPIINEIGNTIMYLDILNGKSQFGIEKKCAIPEINNKEMLSLVNARHPFINENMVVPLTFEIGRDYNTLLITGPNTGGKTVALKTAGLLTLMTLAGIPIPADEKTSIGFFNGVFADIGDEQSIEQSLSSFSAHLKNIQEILNSVTKASLVLLDELGSGTDPMEGSAFAMAVIDYLKDKKCKSLITTHYSEVKAYGYNEVDIETASMEFNVETLSPTYRLLIGVPGESNALTIAKRLGVSEVIIERAKSYISDEDKKVEKMISNIKDKSLELESMQSEVEALKAQAQKDKDEYEEKLRVLEKEKNQILKEAYEKAELMMRDMQNKAAALVNKIQKEDKTKEEMKEVQKKLNMLRTSLQEEKSENVEVKPKVARKIDYKVGDRVFVNSLNQYAIVNKINLNKETLNIQAGILKLEVSMDDVKTVVEPKKKEYRPINTHAKTRVKNEVDLRGKLVDEAIYELETYMDRALMNGYTEIYVIHGKGTGALRTGIMEFLKTSRYVKDYRAGGHNEGGIGCTVVTLK comes from the coding sequence ATGAATATTCATAGCTATAAAGTATTAGAGTTTAATAAATTAAGAGAAGAGTTATCACATTATATGACTATTGAAGAAAATCAAGAAAAAATACTTGATTTAGAGCCATTTAAAGATATAAACTCTTTAAGAAAAGAATTAGAGATAATTAGAGATTTTATGGATTTTTTAAAGTTTGATGGTGGATTTGAGCCAGCAGGAATGAAAGATATAACAAATATCACAAGAAAAGCTCAACTTGTTGGGATGTATTTAGAGCCAGAGGACTTGTGGTCTATAAATATAAACTTAAGAATTTTTAGAATTTTTAAAGGCAGATTAGAAACTTTAGAAAAATATAAAGATTTAAGAGGTAAATTTATAAATATACCAACATTTAAAAATTTAGAAGATTTAATAAATAAAGCTATAGATCCAGATAAAAATATAAAAGATGATGCTTCTATAGAGTTAAGAGAGTTAAGATTTCAAAAGAAAAATATGGTAGCAAATATTAAGAGGAAATTTGAAGAGTTATTCACTAATCCAAATTACTCTAAAGCTATACAAGAAAAGATAATAACAACAAGAGATGGAAGAAGTGTAATACCAGTTAAAACAGATTTTAAGGGACTTATTAAAGGGATAGAGCACGATAGATCATCAAGTGGGTCAACAGTGTTTATAGAACCTATATCGATTGTTTCGTTAAATAATAAAATGAGAGAACTAGAAGTTAGAGAAAGAGAAGAGATTAGAAAAATACTTTTAAGACTAACTGATCAAGTAAGATTAAATACACCTATAATAAATGAGATTGGTAATACGATAATGTATTTAGACATATTAAATGGAAAATCTCAATTTGGTATAGAGAAAAAATGTGCAATTCCAGAAATAAATAATAAAGAGATGTTATCGCTTGTAAATGCTAGACATCCTTTTATAAATGAGAATATGGTTGTACCTTTAACATTTGAAATAGGAAGAGATTATAATACATTATTAATAACAGGTCCAAATACTGGAGGAAAAACAGTAGCATTAAAAACAGCAGGATTATTAACATTAATGACATTAGCTGGAATTCCAATTCCTGCAGATGAAAAAACAAGTATAGGATTTTTTAATGGTGTATTTGCAGATATTGGAGATGAGCAGAGTATAGAACAATCATTATCATCATTCTCAGCACATTTAAAAAACATTCAAGAGATTTTAAATTCAGTTACAAAAGCTTCATTGGTGTTACTAGATGAATTAGGATCAGGAACTGACCCAATGGAAGGTTCAGCTTTTGCCATGGCTGTAATAGACTATTTGAAAGATAAAAAATGTAAATCACTAATAACAACTCACTATAGTGAGGTTAAAGCCTATGGGTATAATGAAGTAGATATAGAAACTGCATCAATGGAGTTTAATGTAGAAACTTTATCTCCAACATATAGACTATTAATAGGGGTTCCAGGAGAAAGTAATGCTCTAACAATAGCAAAAAGACTTGGAGTTTCTGAGGTAATTATAGAAAGAGCAAAAAGTTATATAAGTGATGAAGATAAAAAAGTAGAAAAAATGATTTCTAATATAAAAGACAAATCTTTAGAACTTGAAAGTATGCAATCAGAAGTAGAAGCTTTAAAAGCTCAAGCTCAAAAAGATAAAGATGAATATGAGGAAAAATTAAGAGTATTAGAAAAAGAAAAGAATCAAATTTTAAAAGAAGCATATGAAAAAGCTGAGTTAATGATGAGAGATATGCAAAATAAAGCAGCAGCACTAGTTAATAAGATTCAAAAAGAGGATAAAACAAAAGAAGAGATGAAAGAAGTTCAAAAGAAGCTTAATATGCTTAGAACATCTTTACAAGAGGAAAAATCTGAAAATGTAGAGGTTAAACCTAAAGTAGCAAGAAAAATAGATTATAAAGTTGGAGATAGGGTATTTGTAAATAGTTTAAATCAATATGCTATTGTAAATAAAATAAACTTAAATAAAGAAACTCTAAATATACAAGCTGGGATATTAAAATTAGAAGTTTCAATGGATGATGTAAAAACAGTTGTAGAGCCAAAGAAAAAAGAGTATAGACCTATAAACACTCATGCTAAAACAAGAGTTAAAAATGAAGTGGATTTAAGAGGAAAATTAGTTGATGAAGCAATATATGAATTAGAAACTTATATGGATAGAGCTTTAATGAACGGGTATACAGAAATATATGTAATTCATGGAAAAGGAACAGGAGCCTTGAGAACAGGAATAATGGAATTCTTAAAAACTTCGAGATACGTTAAAGACTATAGAGCTGGTGGTCATAACGAAGGAGGAATTGGATGTACTGTGGTAACTCTAAAATAA
- the ispD gene encoding 2-C-methyl-D-erythritol 4-phosphate cytidylyltransferase — translation MYCGNSKITLIIAAAGIGKRMNLGYPKQFLEIDGKPLFMKSLEVAEKSDNIDEIIITTGEESIELVKELCKTYGISKVKNIVSGGKERQYSIENALEYCKDNSIIAVQDGVRPFLKDKYFSQALKMLGEDLKIDGIVVGVLLKDTIKKVNIDGEVIETPKREEYIAVHTPQLFRGKILKDAYKKAREDNFLGTDDSSLVERIGGKIKVLIGDYDNIKVTTVEDLKFL, via the coding sequence ATGTACTGTGGTAACTCTAAAATAACTTTAATTATAGCAGCAGCAGGAATTGGAAAGAGAATGAATTTAGGATATCCCAAACAATTTTTAGAGATTGATGGAAAACCTTTATTCATGAAATCATTAGAAGTTGCAGAAAAAAGTGACAATATTGATGAAATCATTATTACTACTGGAGAGGAATCAATAGAGTTAGTAAAAGAGTTATGTAAGACATATGGAATATCCAAAGTCAAAAATATTGTTTCAGGTGGAAAAGAAAGACAATATTCTATAGAAAATGCGTTGGAATATTGTAAGGATAATAGTATAATAGCAGTACAAGATGGTGTAAGACCATTTTTAAAAGATAAGTATTTTTCTCAAGCATTAAAAATGTTAGGAGAAGATTTAAAAATTGATGGTATTGTAGTGGGAGTTTTACTAAAAGATACAATTAAAAAAGTTAATATCGATGGAGAAGTTATAGAAACACCAAAAAGAGAGGAGTATATAGCAGTTCATACACCTCAACTATTTAGAGGTAAGATATTAAAAGATGCTTATAAAAAAGCAAGAGAAGATAATTTCTTAGGAACAGACGATTCATCTTTAGTAGAAAGAATAGGTGGAAAAATTAAAGTTTTAATAGGAGATTATGATAATATAAAAGTTACAACTGTTGAGGATTTAAAATTTCTTTAA
- a CDS encoding nitrilase-related carbon-nitrogen hydrolase: MKVFLAQMKPILGDTEKNLKKIVDIVEKEIEKGTEVVVFPELSLTGYLLEEMVYDVALDKVPDILLELSKKISIIVGAVELSEDLYHYNTAFYLEDGEIKHKHRKVYLPTYGLFDEGRYFKEGENIRAFNTKFGRVGILICEDIFHQSSSYILGQDGAQTIFVIANSPTRLSNKGLEISNLWESICKTTAVSNGCFVVIVNRVGVEDGVNFWGGSFAINPSGDTIEKMEYFEEDGKNILVEKKEIMKVRFASGSCKNEKIDLVLNELARIKKSR; encoded by the coding sequence ATGAAAGTTTTTTTAGCTCAGATGAAGCCAATATTGGGAGATACAGAAAAAAATTTAAAAAAAATAGTTGATATAGTAGAAAAGGAAATTGAAAAAGGAACAGAAGTTGTTGTTTTTCCTGAATTATCTCTAACTGGATACTTATTAGAAGAGATGGTTTATGATGTTGCTTTAGATAAAGTACCAGATATATTATTAGAGCTATCTAAAAAAATATCAATAATAGTAGGTGCAGTAGAGTTAAGTGAAGATTTATATCACTATAACACTGCGTTTTACTTAGAAGATGGAGAGATAAAACACAAACATAGAAAAGTTTATCTTCCAACTTATGGACTTTTTGATGAGGGAAGATATTTTAAAGAGGGAGAAAATATAAGAGCCTTTAATACAAAATTTGGTAGAGTTGGAATACTAATATGTGAGGATATTTTTCATCAAAGTAGTTCATATATTTTAGGACAAGATGGAGCACAAACAATTTTTGTTATAGCAAATAGTCCTACAAGACTTTCGAATAAAGGATTAGAAATAAGTAATCTTTGGGAGTCTATATGTAAGACAACAGCTGTTAGTAATGGATGTTTTGTTGTTATAGTAAATAGAGTGGGAGTAGAGGATGGTGTAAACTTCTGGGGTGGAAGTTTTGCAATTAATCCATCAGGAGATACGATTGAAAAAATGGAATACTTCGAAGAGGATGGAAAAAACATTCTAGTTGAGAAAAAAGAGATAATGAAAGTTAGATTTGCATCGGGATCATGTAAAAATGAAAAAATAGATTTAGTACTAAATGAGCTAGCAAGAATAAAAAAAAGTAGATAA